agttattttcttgtatataCACAACTGTAACGGTAGATTTcgtagtaaaaattattatttattttacatttctttgTCTACTTTATTACAGGTAATAAATGGCGCAGGTCACCACATTTATGTAGATAAACCTGAACAGTTCAACAAGTTCGTACTAGAAGCATGCGCACGCGCAGACGACGGACCTAGAACGAAAAGTTTACCAAACACGGAGAACAGTACGGACACAAACACCGACAACAACAATCACGGGCCTACGTCTTGATAGtgattatagtttatttagttAGGAATagcttttgaatttattaaaatttattaataaaaaaaattatatcacaaaTGTGCCTATATATCAAGTAGGAATAACATCGCTTTATAACGAAACATGTTCAATTAAAAGCAGTTTTAAGTCAGTATTACGCTAAGGCGAACCGCTTGaatatttacaacattttatttttcaaattgtaaTTGGAGAATTCAGACATCCTATTCGTTTACAATATActgtttaaagaataaaaaacgaCTGCATCAGCcctttataataaatcataattcgATATAGGCGATGTCCAAtgtatctaaattttatttaaattaagtgaaagtttcttattttattaacggtcttactttactttaaatgtGGTTTAGGGTAATAATGATTTATCTATTTCTGTCATTgataatttaaatctaaaaacaaGTCATTGTTTTATTACTAACCATAGACAACATTTATAGGTATAGAGTTAtagactataataatataatgtcctccagaccgatttcggccacggcggtcaatctcaagagagattagccaactgcgcaataGACTATACCAACCACAGcaagagtaaagacaaataaacaatgttGACACTGAACTGACACGATATTATTTCGCGAAATAATTTTGTGAAGTCGTTATCGTAAttttggaagttaaattaaagtggatGTAAGTAGTTAAGTTGTAGTGttgtattctaaataaaaatatattaatcatgaaCTGTTTGTAATGCATAAGGTATATCTAAATCgaatgtttgtttatctttactctttAGATTAGAATGGGGTATACATCCGTTAGAATTTAGTTTTTGTTATGTGTATTGTAGCCAATTGCTGacgtttatgtatattaataataaaaaataaaaggaatttttgaaaattaaaaaacgcaACTGcctttaatgaatttaaaaccccatacattcaaatttattaagatatttaaaagttatagcGGAATAAAGAAACTCGTGTATACATCAACCCTGAAAACATTACACTCATTTTTTGGACAGACTAACATTTGGCAGTAAACAATATTTCTCACTTGTAGAGTTAAAAGGGATGACAAGTATTTGATTCCTGTCAAATGTTGACAGGATATAGTTAGTGACAGTGTAGAGATTGTGTAGGAATAGCGCCATTTAAACATTatgttaatttagttttaaaatgcaCAAGTACAGGTTTAAAAGTATTGTATGCCTCTTAATATTGTTGAGCTTaagatttttatacttaaaattacttatgtaaataaagataatttattgaaaggaatattgtgttttatttatatgtatttctgAAAGTAGTTTAGAACATTGATaatatgtgaaaataaaaaacggAGTAAAatggcaaaaatatttttattactaattaaattactgTTTCCAGACAGCGCTACAATGTCAGTGTAGAAAAATGCATCCACAAATTTAAGGTTACAATTTTCGAGGTTAAATAcacaattttaacatattattaaaaatcgaaaacatGCATTTTCAACACATTTATCTTTAGCttgaagaatataaaaaatacaaaaacgatATCAACTTAAAGTAACTTAACTATAAAACACCATTGAATCGATAAAATAAGGCGGACAAAACTACCATTATTTGAATGTACAGtaaagctattctgtaaaaatcaATATTGGAGCTGATGGTTAAATGCTGAAAGTCGATGAATCGGTATACATTACTTTGCTTTTTTTGCCAGACGAGTATTTAGGTCACTTGATGATAAGTGTGCCCATGAACACTGGCGATGTTAGAACTATAGATGGAGAATGAGCGGTGCCCTACCACCTGCAGTTTTAAGCTCAACTGGATTAATGCGTGTATTTTAACAAATTCGTACATGCGTGTGACTGACGACTACGACTTTTCCTTCATCCTGTAAATCTCGGAGTGCTTCATCTAATTGGTCTCGTGTCACCgtctgtaaatataaataatattaaaaattaccttTATACTGAagcacattttaattattaattcaaataattgtaacaatttaataaaagtgaGCTTTGTAAGATGCAATATTGTCTTGGAAAGTActtttgtactttttatgtcATGTTGAatacgtatttgatattttttaaattaacatcaGGACTGTTTAGCAAAATAAACCGATAGACAGATCGATGTGTAAAATTTCCCACTAACATCAAATCGCAAGCGTTTATAGTATGACTATATGATTCTTACTAGCTAACTCTACTATAATAAACGATTTAGTAGAACTGCCAAGAGGCATGGTACTCACGATCTGCGAGTTGGCGTTGACGTCCTGCAGCAGCCGCGCGTGCGTGAGCGTGGCGGGGCGGCGCACGGGCTCCAGCAGCGCGCGCAGCGCCGCGCCCAGCTCGGCGCGCCGGCGCCGCGCGGCCGCGCCGAGCCCCGTCGTGAGGATGCCCACGTCGATGCGCCCCGACGCCGGGTCCGTGGCCGACTGCTTCAGTGCCTCGCGGTGCAGTCTGCGTCACACGGGTGTGACAACCATTTGATTAACACTCGAGGATGAAGTGCAGATAAACACaccttagatttttttatagaataggaaggcggacgagcatatggaccacctgatggtaagtggtcaacaacgcccatagatattggcattgtaagaaatgtttaccatcgcttacatcaccaatgcgccaccaacctttcgaactaagatgttatgtcccttgtgcctgtaattatttaataattcgatttgaaatttaatatctcACCTAGCAGCCTCGTCAACGTCTATAATTTCAACTACAGGACACAGCCGCACCCTCGCGTGCGCTTCCGCTAACCGTATGAGCGACTCCAGCTGTCTCGGATATGCAGATATCTGCCCTCGCCCGCTACCAACTCGTCTGCAACGTAATAGGtcaattctatttaatatttgtaaaaaaatatgtatatttgtatttttttatcagggTATTGAAAGATGACAAATATGTCTTCGACTATATACTTGAATGCTAACCTCATGTCCACGTACGCGTCGATGAGTCTCTGTTGCGCGGGCTCGCTGAGCGTCGGCTGCACGTGTTCCTTCGCGAAGGCGATGTAGTCGCGCATTAGACTCATGTTCTGAAATAgaacaatacaaaaattatattcattcatataaTTTGTTTGGTATAACAAGTGCCCAAtatcaaaaaagtatataaattggcAGTTTATATCTTTTCATCCCAGTAATATGTTATTTGCATCTCTGTTGCACACTTTATAGTTTGAATAAAAGTTAACGAACCTGGTATTTTCAAATGCAACACATACCTTGAAAGCTAAATTATTATGTCctttaataaaacaactttaaatTGCTGTATTGCCATTTTTTATCGCTATAATTTAAATGGTTGTTTAGCTTCGGTTTTTTAGTTAATAGTAGATAGATTTAAGAAAATGCGTAAGCACATACATGGCATGATAATTCAAGATAATATTGTCATGCCCACTGCAATGAATTAAGATACAACTTACGACAGCATCCTCATCTTCCAGAGTTTCAGTTGGGTCCTTATAGTACAGCGATACAAGATGGGATGCCAGTCTTCTGTCAAAAATTTCGTCTTGTGGGTCTAATACTAAGAATATTAAGTCGAATCTGGAATATTATTAcagttatgtaaatatataattaacaacagaAAATAcatgatgattattataatcattaatttggGACTGTTATCAAAAAACTCATACAAGTAATCAATGCcctaaataatcataaatattatggCTTTTGCAATGTTACAGATGAATAACTTTTTGGTACTTGATCTTGAACAGTAACTAAACgtgtaaaattaatacatttacatgtaataaaaaaaaatttaaggtgttttaaaatatctgatacAATCGAAATTTATGGTATCactatatttactatatttctacagtaacaataacagcctgtgaatgtcccactgctgggctaaggcctgctttcccttttgaggagaagatttggagcttattccaccacgctgcgccaatgcggcttggtagaatacacatggggcagaatttcaatgaaattagacacatgcaggtttcctcacggtgttctctttcaccatcaagcaggagatgaattataaagacaaattaagcacatgaaaattcagtggcgcttgcctgggtttgaacccgcgatcatcggttaagattcacgcgttctaaccactaggccatctcggcttattaataGTCCTATAGTAATCTATAATACTACATTCGGCCACGTAGAATGAGAACAGGTGACACATATACAAAGTAGCTTATGTCCTTTCTTTGGGTGCAAATtcgttttataacaaatttcatcgaaatcggttcaatggtttagccgtgaaagcgtattAGACAGAAATATAgaattacttttgcattaattatttcatttaatacctATTACTATAGATGTTTCATTACAATGTCAACAAACATATGTCAAGATTACATACCTGGACATAAGTGTGTGAGGTAGTTGTACATTTTCaacaatagttttgtttttattccatTGAGACTCGGCGGGATTGGCGGCGGCTAGGATCGACGTACGCGCGTTAAGTTCCATCACCTTGCAACGAGAAAttacatgattatataaataccatTTTCATATTTGTTAAAGGTAAGGTCTAAGGTCTTTATTGTttagtgaataaaaaaataaaaattacgtttttacATCCAAGTCAGATTTGGACTGTGTGAATATAGGTCAATTTATGTGTGCAGTATGCCTGCATGCGTGAATTTTAACTACTTGGCTTATCTTTGTATtcgtacaatatttaaatatatatgtatacaaattttaatagagCAGAATTATTACATCAGCTGTATATAATACAGTATACGAATATCTTATAGATTAAACTCTTTATTATCGCCCTATATAAAGAAATCCCATAAAAGTGCAGATTACCCCAATGTACAAAAATgtactatataaataagtttaataaagtaaatactaTATAGAGTATttgtattctattaaattaacataataataatcaagtAGTTAAGTGTTAGTACATTTTTGGACACATAATACCTGTgtttatttcaatcaatcaatcaacagccaatcattgtccactgctgaacataggcctctcccaaggtgcgccaaagctccctgtcctccgccttccgcatccagttggtgtccaccacctgtgtttatttattactagttaatTACTTCGGTAAGAGTCGTCTTGaagtaatgtataaaatttcttttgcCTTGTTTAACGATACTCGAGTTTTATGCTAAAAAAGAAGCACTCAATGTTTCAGAAGCCTGTGTTTCGCAAAATGTTTTTTGTCATAGGttgaaagtttggagcttattccaccaacccgcattggagcagcgtagtggaataagctccaaaccttcgtcccaaaaagggagaagaggccttagcccagcagtgggacattcacaggcacaCTTACATAGGTTATGTTATGCCTATACGAGAGTAATTCgaggatataaaaaaatacttaacaattataataatagtacctAACTTCCtacctattccaatcgaaggagtaaaAATTCACAAACCTTAGACTTGCATGTTCCATGTGAGGTGATAATAGCTCTGCTGGATAACGCCACTCCAAAcagattttgattattataactCTATACATAATACAACACTACTCCACTGAACTtcttatatcttttttaattttactttcaaaagtTATTATAACAAGTTCGCCGACATTTAAGACGCCATTTTTCGACGCGGAGAAAGTCGAGGCTCAATGGGTGGAGTCGGTCGAGCAATGGAGAAGGGAGGTCAAAATTGACGAGTTTATTCTTCTTGGTCACAGCCTCGGTGGATTCATAGCCACGGCCTATGCGCTTAAGTATCCCGAGAGGTGagtgaaaaataaagtatttcttatcataattattttaaatttagtgtaGAAAGGCAGGTCTACGttgttaacatatatatatatatacccttTTTTTTCATTGCGACTCCTTGTCAcaatgaataaaacatatttgttcctataattaataataaagaatacaatAGAAAAGAATACAATAGAAAAGAACACAATAGAAAAGAACACAATAGAAAAGAATATGCTTAAGAATTATAAGAGTTACAGaactattttaaacaaaaacacaaaaaaacgaaaactactTTGTACAAAAgacggtcttatcgctaaaagagatCTCtttcagacaacctttgggtgaaggacatgagtgacgtataatttatgaagaaattataCTATTCTTTTATCCTGTCAAATATATTGTCAgcttattatgtacaattctttaagttaataaaagccaagtttccttctggttttgtcttttatgtatcaattttattaacttaaaatatgtcTCAAGATAATTTTGTCTCTCAAGCCACGATGTCTCGCTATCTCCGACCTGACAGATTTGATGTAGACGCATTAGCGGTTTAcgtttacaaattttttatccgaagaaattactattaatactcCTGATTCTATGAAGCTGATGCTATTGGTAAATCattcatcaccagccgaaagacgtccactgctggacaaaggcctcccccaaggatttccacgttggccgatcttgcgctgcccgcatccaacggccgcccgcgactcgttctaagtcgtcggcctgcccacgctgcgtcttccggttcgtggtcgccactcgagaacctttctgccccagcggccgtcggttctgcgagcaatgtgccccgcccactgccacttcaatttagcaattcttcgggctatgtcggttactttggttcgcctgcggatttcatcatttctgattcggtctcgcagagaaactccgagcatagccctctccattgccctttgagtgaccttgagccttcttatgaggcccattgtgagcgaccacgtctctgatccataagtcatcactggcaacacacactggtcgaagactttcgacttgagacactgcggtatttgggatgagaagatatcgtgtagcttcccgagcgctgcccagccgagttgaattcgacgattgacctctttctcgaagttggacctacctagttggatggtctgacctaggtagacatagttgtctacaacttcgagtgcagaatttccaaccttgacttgagtgggtgcaacatggatgttcgacatgattttcgtcttgtccatgttcatttttagacccacttgttgggaatccctgctgaggtcatcgagcatagtgccgaggtcttccaaggtctcagccataattacaatgtcatagGCAagtcgaagatgagtgatgtactcgccgttgatattgatgccaagtccgttccagtccagaagcttgaaaacatcttccaatgcagcggtaaacagtttcggagatatcacgtctccctgtcttacacctctctgcagttggataggttttgagttctgatcctggagtcggatcgacatggtggcgttctcgtacaagcactttaataccctgatataccgataatcaatttggcacctttgaagagaattcagcacggcccaggtttcgatcgaatcaaaggctttctcatagtccacaaatgctaagcaaagtggctggttatactcctcagtcttctgtataacttgccgcatcgtatgtatgtggtctatggtgcctttccggaatccggcttgttcgggtggctggaagtcatcaagcctttgctcgagacgattcgtaatgactctcgaaaacaacttgtaaacatgactcagcagtgagatgggcttgtaattcttcagaagggttttatcacccttcttaaagaaaagtaccaccacacttctgtgccatgcttttggcgtttgacctttggcaatgacggagttaaaaagcctctgaagagccctgaggatcggtgtaccacccgccttcagaagctcggctgtaataccatcatcaccaggtgccttgttgtttttgagttgtccgagagccattctaatctcgaaaagtctgacgtcctgaaaatcttcagtgtagtgtcgggttagtcttgctctgggatctgcagcatgactactgacaggtgattgagctgtcgtgtacagctgaccgtagaacttctcaacctcttccaatagctcagatcttgacgtgactattctgccatcctcagttttcagccttgtcagttgactctgaccaacagacagatctctggcgaacactttagagcctttgttccgctcgatggcctctttaatgcgcattgtattaaattggcgagtgtcgcgagttagagactttgaaatctgtctgttgatcagccgatagccggcagcatcagctggggacgtcagaatcatttcaGTCAGACGTCAgagtctttcctccataagccgtagggtagaggcagagatctttttggttccttttgtacggctggtcttgaaggtcttacgGTAAGGTaggacccagccgtacggacagtttccacaagcctgtcgttgtatgtgtccacttcctcgcagtctgctaggcaatcgaatcggttttggagttcgagctgaaaggcttcgggatttcggatttgaagaggtgatggtcggagcgtagacttcatcagtcgggacctctggagtttaacattgatatttaacgagcctcttacgagtctgtgatcgctcctagttttgactgcattgatcacggagacgtcattaaatatttgtcttctcgtcgacaagatgaagtctatctcattcttcccatcagggctcacccaggtccatttacgctgacctggcttcttgaaaaaggagttcatcataaagagtccctccttctccataaagtcggccaacatctggccccgagggttgcggtctccaattccatgagttcccacctttaactcatcaccgaatcgtttgcccagcttcgcgttaaagtcccccattacaacagtgaaatgagtcacacaatctgccggggattcttagcaccccctgccccgccgttaccacagctgttccTTTTCCAATCATTTAGCTCcaactattttttcatatattcgaGATTGTAAATTTTACGAAgatgcaataaaaatacttgataatATCTACATAAAATCTAAAAATGAAATTCTAGCACGAGACGTACTAATTTCTAAAAAACAGCGTCCAGAAGAATCTATTTCTGAATATTCAAGGGCATTGAAACTCTTGGCTTATGACTGTATCTTTCGAAATGTTACTGCCGAAGAACATGAACAGCAGACAATTAGAGGAGCATTTATTGCTGGCATTACATCTCAGAAAATTCGAGAACGTCTTTTGGAGAACAATACAATTACTTTGGATGACGCTTTAAATCAAGCTATATCACTAGAAACTGCAGAACGAGGCTCAGAAATAATTACTGGGAATACAAATTCATTACAACTAAATGCTTCCTCAAATAATGTGACTGATTTGAATCCAAATGTGGCTGTATCCATTTTACAGCGAAGACGCTGCTTCTTTTGCGGTGGAAATATACaccaaagaataaaataaaccaaccaccaaataataaaatgtcctGCCTTTAAAGTGACATTTCAACTGTGTTCTAAACAAGGTCATTTTGCTAAGGTCTGTCGAAGCAATAAACAACAAACTGCAAATGCTCTAACTACAGACTCAgacgtaaattataatttaaacgaaaattTCTTAGCTGCGTCTCCTAATAGTTTACTAAAAGCTACTATaccagtttttataaataatatacgcgCTGATGCATTAATAGACACAGGAAGCTCTGTTAGTTTTATAGACAAAAATTTAGTGGaaataatgaaactaaaaatacGACCCTGCAAACAGACTATTACTTTAGCATTGTTGGCACATGTATCATTCGTAGAAGGTATGTGCTATGCTTCGGTTAAACTAGATTGCCATGTCTATGAACAACGTCAACTCTTAATAGTTCACAATCGTTGTGCGGATGTCATTATAAGCCATGATATACTGAAAGATCATTCGacattagaatttaaatttggaagttATAGAGAACCTTTAAAAATATGCAATGTTATGTTAATGTGGCGGTAAAATCTAGACGATATAGTAAAGCAGAtagcaattttataaatactgaaaTTTCAAATCTTCTAGCAGATGGAGTTCTTGAACCTAGCATTTCACCTTGGCGTGCTCAAGTCCTTGTTACTGGAGGAGGAGTACACCGAAAACGCTTAGTAGTAGATTATTCACAAACTATCAACAGATTTACACTTTTAGATGCATATTCTTTaccaaatatagaaaaaataatatctaaagttgcaaaatataactatttcagtcaaattgatttaaaaagtgCCTACCATCAGATTCCAATActagaaaaagaaaaactttatacTGCTTTTGAAGCCTGTGGTAATCTATATCAATTTACAAGAATACCGTTTGGAGTCACAAATGGAGTAGCAGCATTTCAAcgagctttaaattttataattaacacagAACACCTGAAAGGTATATTTTGCTATTTAGATGATCTTACTGTGTGTGGAAAGGACAAAGATGATCATGATCaaaacttaaattgttttatggCTGCTGTCAAAAAGTACAATTTGACAATTAATGAACAAAAATCTATCTTTGGTGTCAATTCTATTAATCTGCTTGGATACAATATAAAAGACAATACTGTCAAACCTGATTCTGATAGATTGAAACCACTGTTACACCTGCCAATTCCTACAAATAacgttgaattaaaaataacattaggtTTTTTTGCTCACTACGCAAAatggataaataatttttcacagAAAATACATCCATTGATTGGTATTAAGTCTTTTCCCATCGACGATATTGCAAAACATTGCTTTGCGTTATTGAATTGCGTTATTGATGATAATGAGCTTCTCATTGTAGAGACTGACGCATCAGAATTTGCCATTGCTGCATCTCTTTCTCAAAAAGGGCGTCCTATAGCTTTTTTCTCTAGAACCCTTTCAAATTCAGAACAACGACAACCTTCAATTGAAAAAGAAGCATGTGCCATTGTAGAGAGTCTTCACAAATGGCGTCATTACTTAACTGGTAAAcacttttttgttatataacagATCAACGCTCCGcacttaaaagataaaaaatgatACTTACATCCAcaacaaaaagaaaacaaatgatCTACATATAGCAACTATTAACTGTCGATCTCTTAGAACCCCTGAAAAAGTTCAAGAAATAGAAAATGCAGTAGAAgaaataaaatggaatattaTTGGTATTAGCGAAATGAGAAAATTCGGGGAAGGAACAGAAGATCACGGGAACTTTATATTACACTATAAAGGATAGACGCCGGGATTGTATGGAGTCGGATTCATGATTAAAACAAATCTTGCAAACTGCATTGAAGAAATAAGAGGAATCTCAGAACGCATCGCAatccttaatataaaaatacccatAAATGGGGAAAAGGAAGAAAACTGGTCCATCATCCAGGCGTATTCACCAACAGAACCAGACAACAAAGAAGACATAACAAAAGTTGAAAAATTCTATGAAGACCTCCAAAAAACTTGCGAAAGCgcacataaaaatatcatagtGATGGGAGATTTCAACGGCaaacaaattggaacacaaAATAATGAAGAAGAGCTCATAATAGGAAGCGATGGAGTTGGCATAAGAAGTAAAAACGGCTCAAGATTAGTGAATTTTGCATTAGAAAACCGGTTAAGTATTCTTAACAGTTTCTATAAAAGAAACCATCAAAAAAATGGACATGGATCTCCCCAAATGgactgtttaaaaatgtaatcgaTTACATTACTTCGAACGATAGAAAATTTTTTAaagatgtatgtattataaacaatttaaattttaatacggaCCATAGAATGATTCGGGCAACATTGGCAGGAGCACGCCCCAAAAAAACaagactattttataataagcacACGCCTATCCAATATACAGGTAACACCAAATCTCTGCTTAACAACCTTCAAGAATCACTAGATGCTGATGAATTCGATAAAAAAGAATGCACTTCATTACAGGCATAATATGATAAACTATTAAACCAGCTGAAAACGGTAACAAGACAAACAAACACAA
This genomic stretch from Nymphalis io chromosome 17, ilAglIoxx1.1, whole genome shotgun sequence harbors:
- the LOC126775061 gene encoding DNA replication licensing factor MCM4-like produces the protein MELNARTSILAAANPAESQWNKNKTIVENVQLPHTLMSRFDLIFLVLDPQDEIFDRRLASHLVSLYYKDPTETLEDEDAVNMSLMRDYIAFAKEHVQPTLSEPAQQRLIDAYVDMRRVGSGRGQISAYPRQLESLIRLAEAHARVRLCPVVEIIDVDEAARLHREALKQSATDPASGRIDVGILTTGLGAAARRRRAELGAALRALLEPVRRPATLTHARLLQDVNANSQITVTRDQLDEALRDLQDEGKVVVVSHTHVRIC